The following proteins come from a genomic window of Megalobrama amblycephala isolate DHTTF-2021 linkage group LG1, ASM1881202v1, whole genome shotgun sequence:
- the LOC125248053 gene encoding PWWP domain-containing DNA repair factor 3A-like, which translates to MPAIREWWCLRLIERFETEGHGKRFAHWTEEARCLTEGTLRPLYRSSPGLTHDLPQHVVARRNRKLSNQALVDFIVARGTDNHIQSIINGQKKSQWLDTFSKCSIKKVPVPLFIEDQEQIDIIYTHLTSILNSTPTHTHSDQIRFIMDVLFPESIICALAVVEHVSILEAEEKFLRGPVIDASEREHFDSRIKKKQLKKSGKP; encoded by the exons ATGCCTGCAATCAGGGAGTGGTGGTGTCTACGTCTAATTGAGCGGTTTGAGACAGAGGG GCATGGGAAAAGGTTCGCCCACTGGACCGAGGAGGCAAGATGCCTGACTGAAGGGACATTACGACCTCTTTACAGGAGTTCTCCAGGACTAACACATGACTTGCCACAACATGTTGTTGCCAGGAGGAACCGAAAGTTATCCAACCAGGCTCTGGTGGACTTCATTGTGGCAAGAGGAACCGATAACCACATTCAG TCCATCAtcaatggacaaaaaaaatcacagtggcttgacactttttccaagtGTTCCATAAAGAAAGTGCCTGTGCCGTTGTTCATTGAAGATCAGGAACAAATTGATATTATCTACACTCACCTGACTTCAATTCTGAACAGTACACCCACACACACCCACAGTGACCAGATCAGATTTATTATGGATGTCCTTTTTCCAGAG TCCATCATCTGTGCTCTTGCTGTTGTGGAACATGTGTCCATCTTGGAGGCTGAGGAGAAATTCCTGCGAGGACCTGTCATTGACGCAAG tgagCGGGAGCACTTTGACagcaggataaaaaaaaaacaattaaagaagAGTGGCAAGCCATAG
- the LOC125275825 gene encoding uncharacterized protein LOC125275825 codes for MNNKTIPAALPEHLRLPSFSSTYPTSLIPDEMFCHRCAGNVPLSDPLLITSKAKILTNTRIIHDVATYSKCCHQCGIHYRYQEWKDGLHNFNDSVILDLPLCLHLRNMLQVHTAVGRVVQCLEVTIGEQFPPAKTVIHAYLHFEALTGHEYEYSCVTCGDHPPIVIMDLHRKGAFNMSLSDIKPPPKDFNGHMDMDDFWDKLALQMIGRGFVKKQSDNPFTVHPNYHCWAPWIGRNTRKSSQCLNTEFQKIHQPKEAELCEITVSEDKNELYKKKVSVIRKLCRECGIDAIGSKSDLLERLSSEMKSRQTYDKRVRGTLQMSSSHGNTYPT; via the exons ATGAACAACAAGACCATCCCTGCAGCTCTTCCTGAGCACCTGCGTCTGCCTTCATTTTCAAGCACATACCCAACTAGCCTCATTCCCGATGAGATGTTCTGCCACAGATGTGCTGGAAATGTACCTTTATCAGACCCTCTGCTCATCACATCAAAGGCCAAAATTCTTACAAATACAAGAATTATCCATG ATGTTGCCACCTACTCAAAATGTTGCCACCAGTGTGGAATCCACTACAGGTATCAAGAGTGGAAGGATGGCCTGCATAATTTTAATGACAGTGTCATTCTTGACCTCCCTTTATGCCTACATCTTCGAAACATGCTACAG GTCCACACTGCTGTCGGGAGAGTGGTTCAGTGTCTGGAGGTCACTATAGGGGAACAGTTTCCTCCAGCCAAAACAGTGATCCATGCCTATCTCCATTTTGAGGCACTCACAGGTCACGAGTATGAATACTCTTGTGTGACATGTGGGGATCATCCACCCATTGTCATCATGGATCTCCACAGAAAAGGAGCATTCAACATGTCAT TGAGTGACATCAAACCACCACCAAAGGATTTCAATGGACACATGGATATGGATGACTTTTGGGATAAACTGGCCCTGCAAATGATTGGTCGTGGCTTTGTAAAAA AACAGAGCGACAATCCCTTCACTGTCCACCCCAATTACCACTGTTGGGCACCATGGATTGGAAGAAATACACGCAAGTCCAGTCAATGCCTTAACACAGAGTTCCAAAAAATCCACCAACCCAAAGAAGCTGAGCTTTGCGAAATAACTGTCTCTGAAGATAAAAATGAGCTTTATAAGAAAAAG GTATCAGTGATAAGGAAACTGTGCAGGGAGTGTGGTATTGATGCCATTGGCTCAAAAAGTGACCTCTTAGAGAGGCTTTCATCTGAGATGAAATCTAGACAGACTTACGACAAA AGAGTCCGAGGGACTTTGCAGATGTCCTCCTCTCATGGAAACACATACCCAACATAG
- the LOC125275897 gene encoding GTPase IMAP family member 9-like, whose amino-acid sequence MCYDRKCNRYALYTNKSFLFFSPVGVQGQSYIKNTEIRIVLLGKTGVGKSSTGNTILGENRFEYKKSLNSVTKQCRVEESVVGGRYVSVIDTPGFFDTKLPEEDMADEMAKSVFEFAPGPHAFLFVLPPDRFTKQEKEVLTEIQNMFGVGVLRYLIILFTKGDGIDPETFKSEVNENNILGPIVESCQGYHVFNNRDQNNREQVYDLLQKIDTMIEQNGGYYTNDMYQEAQRFRQEEEKKIRDERRNREEAEFSGEYHNPMFSESLRFVPQDGRNRKRQYCAKTSAFKRFRQRFIHFFACLANRFRRRRENPSYSPMK is encoded by the coding sequence ATGTGTTATGATAGGAAATGCAACAGATATGCTCTGTATACCAACAAgagtttcttgtttttctcaCCAGTGGGAGTGCAAGGACAGAGCTACATCAAGAACACTGAAATAAGGATCGTCCTCCTAGGGAAAACTGGAGTTGGGAAAAGTTCAACAGGAAACACTATACTGGGAGAGAACAGATTtgaatataaaaaaagtttgaaCTCTGTAACAAAGCAATGTAGGGTTGAGGAGTCAGTTGTTGGAGGACGATATGTATCTGTCATTGACACTCCTGGGTTTTTTGACACAAAACTTCCAGAAGAAGACATGGCAGATGAGATGGCAAAGAGTGTTTTTGAATTTGCACCAGGACCTCATGCATTCTTATTTGTACTTCCTCCAGATAGATTCACAAAGCAGGAGAAAGAGGTACTGACAGAAATTCAAAACATGTTTGGTGTTGGTGTGCTGAGGTATCTCATAATCCTCTTCACAAAGGGGGATGGTATTGACCCAGAGACATTTAAGTCAGAGGTAAATGAGAATAACATATTAGGACCAATTGTTGAAAGCTGTCAGGGGTATCATGTCTTCAACAACAGAGATCAGAATAACAGAGAGCAGGTGTATGATCTACTGCAGAAGATTGACACAATGATAGAGCAGAATGGAGGATACTACACTAATGATATGTATCAAGAAGCTCAGAGATTTAGACAAgaggaagaaaagaaaataagagaTGAGAGAAGAAATAGAGAGGAAGCAGAATTTAGTGGAGAGTACCATAATCCAATGTTTTCGGAGTCACTGAGATTTGTACCACAGGATGGAAGGAATAGAAAAAGACAATACTGTGCAAAAACATCAGCATTTAAGCGTTTCCGGCAaagattcattcatttttttgcatGTCTTGCAAATCGATTCCGTCGGCGCAGAGAAAACCCATCATACTCACCTATGAAGTAA